The following are encoded together in the Lathyrus oleraceus cultivar Zhongwan6 chromosome 3, CAAS_Psat_ZW6_1.0, whole genome shotgun sequence genome:
- the LOC127128901 gene encoding protein MAIN-LIKE 1 codes for MESWVSRSGLASLQRTSLNKIDTNLVSAFVERWHLETSSFHMPFGEMSITLDDVACLLHLPIRGIFWSPQDVTEELAVELAVDYLGVSQGQAQSHVRSCRGSYYKLEWLYDIFVHHRAASSWAYATRAYLLMLVGSTIFADKTFTLVEARYLLLFRDLDGCSGYSWGAAALVTLYRYLGDASMYSCKQLGGYPTLLHVYNLILLIKCWIHFIKYCNLICFIYYVFIL; via the coding sequence atggagagttgggtatctagatccggtttagcttcactgcagagaacgagtctgaacaagatagacacaaatcttgtctctgcatttgtggaaagatggcatctagagacatcttcatttcacatgccgtttggtgaaatgagcattactttagaTGATGTCGCATGTCTACTTCACTTGCCCATTAGGGGTATCTTTtggagtcctcaggatgtgactgaagagctagctgttgaacttgctgttgactacctaggagtgtcacagggtcaggcacagtcacatgttcggagctgcagggggtcgtattacaagttggagtggttatatGATATATTCGTACATCATAGGGCTGCTTccagctgggcatatgcgactagagcatatctattgatgttggtgggttccaccatatttgctgataagacctttacacttgtagaggcacgatacctcctcctatttagggacttggatggatgttcaggatatagttggggagcagctgcactagttaccctctaccgatatcttggagatgcgtccatgtacagttgcaaacagctaggtggatatcctactctcctacatgtatataatttaattttgttaattaagtgttggattcattttataaaatattgtaacttaatttgttttatttattatgtttttattttgtaa